Proteins encoded in a region of the Stieleria neptunia genome:
- a CDS encoding DUF4175 family protein, whose amino-acid sequence MSIAEPAPRSPSRPIPMPGTHHQRLDRLKHQERQRRFIICVLALLSSLVVWIGLAATADFYLELTSVLRLVLWGCIVMAVATVFVCFRGWLSFDSIDAVCQAENTRPELGQRLRTSYDYQHHPDSVSAADPELLGALETQTEEQVVRRPLAPLGKSWPIGALAGFCLLAGFVWLTVFVISPAWRVASGRLLFLPLHYSDVELETLPEYLEQGDDLVVRLRVAGRPLQSALIRYRTSADGPWSEAPVTPEAETLLLGELTAVVPDCQDDLELQILARPLETEIQRIAVRLPLAVQQWNASVKPPAYTGLSVDDGPADGLRIPEGSDVELSARYNRPPATVEVDLTPTTTKPSATSVSDATAKFSIEIADNSVDVALHARSADGVANDASMQLNVIRDRAPVIKFLSPEPDAEAIATSELRFTLEAFDDYGVGTVEIRYRLDDGPEQTLWTSSADESAAAMAHSVTLPLEELDVSFPQAITYYAVAVDNRAPQPQRTTSELRFIDIRPFSRDYEFSDSQCNCQGECLKLETLIKQQRQILGQTFVVTQTADRRPADASRAAEQLSSQQAELLELTETLTAALEQKVGPMPTLTLAIDWMTDAVEDLQSEAFETGRKDEEKALANLIAARRNLRKILKQGGSQSKMVRQIDQNLKDKVRKPPQDRKEKQEQQLADVRKELEQLAKNQESFCQSAGACKQAASSGQSAPSTGSAEPPPSADELAKQQQRDHAKAREIQQQLSSGRFGELAPQRVGQAAASIQSSAESLSDDTPKEHDYDDAIKQAAAAAEQLRQLSDHLAQRHGPNFADKLAAAKRNAERLADDQKRWSQSLSDSQSDDVTPSAAETEQHKLAARGEELADLTDQLLAESTDQEWQVQDALAKTLAEHPPQRSAAAIKAAAMKMATGRRQFDAASADGMRASESLKRLAAGLHRVQQAMGPAQLETLTQAEQRAASLLKELRRANSKAQQTIAAAETNRFAQSLAPMAANDAELAKAIEALPELATAPTSLVEGLRAIDEVLQRRIQEAVLSGVIQQATGPVPPEYVDMVDDYYRVLSEDVE is encoded by the coding sequence ATGAGCATTGCCGAACCCGCGCCGCGCTCCCCGAGTCGGCCGATCCCGATGCCGGGAACGCACCATCAGCGGCTGGATCGTTTGAAGCATCAAGAACGGCAACGAAGATTCATCATTTGCGTGTTGGCGTTGCTGTCGTCTCTGGTGGTGTGGATCGGCCTCGCCGCAACGGCGGACTTCTACCTGGAATTGACTTCGGTGCTGCGCTTGGTCCTCTGGGGCTGCATCGTGATGGCGGTCGCAACGGTGTTCGTGTGTTTCCGGGGCTGGCTGAGTTTTGATTCGATCGATGCGGTCTGCCAGGCCGAGAACACTCGGCCGGAACTGGGGCAACGTCTCCGCACCAGTTATGACTATCAACATCATCCGGACTCGGTCTCGGCGGCTGATCCCGAGTTGCTCGGCGCGCTCGAAACACAGACCGAGGAACAGGTCGTTCGTCGTCCCTTGGCCCCATTGGGGAAATCGTGGCCGATCGGAGCACTCGCCGGATTTTGTTTGCTGGCCGGATTCGTGTGGCTGACCGTGTTTGTGATTTCTCCCGCATGGCGAGTCGCCAGCGGACGCTTGCTGTTCCTGCCACTGCATTACTCGGACGTTGAACTTGAGACGTTACCGGAGTATTTGGAACAGGGAGACGATTTGGTGGTGCGGCTTCGCGTCGCCGGACGCCCGCTCCAATCCGCGCTCATCCGATATCGAACCAGTGCTGACGGTCCTTGGAGCGAAGCCCCCGTCACGCCGGAAGCGGAAACGCTCTTGCTCGGTGAGTTGACTGCGGTGGTGCCGGATTGCCAAGACGATTTGGAACTCCAGATTTTGGCGCGTCCGTTGGAAACAGAGATCCAGCGGATCGCGGTCCGGCTTCCGCTGGCGGTGCAGCAATGGAACGCTTCGGTCAAACCGCCGGCGTACACCGGGTTGTCGGTCGACGATGGACCGGCCGATGGGCTGCGGATCCCGGAAGGCTCCGACGTTGAACTCTCCGCCCGCTACAACCGACCGCCCGCGACCGTCGAGGTTGATTTGACCCCGACCACCACGAAGCCTTCCGCCACGTCCGTTTCCGATGCGACGGCCAAATTTTCGATCGAAATTGCAGACAATTCCGTCGATGTCGCCCTCCATGCCCGATCGGCCGATGGCGTTGCCAACGATGCATCGATGCAATTGAACGTGATCCGCGACCGCGCCCCGGTGATCAAGTTTCTCAGTCCGGAACCGGATGCCGAGGCGATTGCGACGAGCGAATTGCGATTCACGCTCGAAGCGTTCGACGATTACGGAGTCGGAACGGTCGAGATTCGTTATCGTCTGGACGATGGTCCCGAACAAACGCTCTGGACGAGTTCCGCGGACGAGTCGGCGGCCGCAATGGCCCACAGCGTCACGCTGCCGCTGGAGGAGTTGGATGTGTCTTTCCCGCAAGCGATCACCTATTACGCCGTCGCCGTCGACAACCGCGCGCCGCAACCGCAACGCACCACCAGCGAACTGCGATTCATCGACATTCGACCGTTCTCACGCGACTACGAATTCAGCGACAGTCAGTGCAATTGTCAGGGTGAGTGTTTGAAGCTGGAAACGCTGATCAAGCAGCAACGCCAGATCCTGGGGCAAACCTTTGTGGTGACGCAGACGGCCGATCGCCGGCCGGCGGACGCGAGCCGCGCCGCCGAGCAGTTGTCGTCGCAGCAGGCGGAATTGCTGGAGCTGACCGAGACGTTGACCGCGGCCTTGGAACAGAAAGTTGGGCCGATGCCTACGCTGACCCTCGCGATCGACTGGATGACCGATGCGGTCGAAGATCTGCAATCGGAGGCATTCGAGACCGGTCGGAAAGACGAAGAGAAGGCGTTGGCCAACCTGATCGCAGCGAGACGGAATCTCCGCAAGATTCTGAAACAAGGTGGTTCGCAATCCAAAATGGTTCGCCAAATCGATCAAAACCTCAAGGACAAGGTCCGCAAGCCGCCACAGGATCGCAAGGAAAAACAAGAACAACAGCTTGCCGACGTGCGCAAAGAACTTGAACAGTTGGCCAAGAATCAGGAGAGCTTTTGCCAATCGGCCGGGGCGTGCAAACAAGCCGCTTCGTCCGGCCAATCCGCCCCGTCAACGGGCTCGGCCGAGCCACCGCCTTCCGCTGATGAACTGGCCAAGCAACAACAACGGGACCACGCCAAGGCACGCGAAATCCAGCAACAGCTTTCCTCGGGACGATTCGGCGAGCTTGCACCACAACGTGTCGGCCAGGCCGCCGCATCGATTCAATCCAGCGCCGAGTCTCTGTCGGATGACACGCCGAAGGAACACGACTACGACGACGCGATCAAACAAGCTGCTGCGGCCGCCGAGCAATTGAGGCAGCTTTCTGATCATCTGGCCCAGCGACACGGACCCAATTTTGCTGACAAACTTGCCGCGGCGAAACGAAACGCCGAACGGCTCGCCGACGACCAAAAACGATGGAGTCAATCGTTGTCCGATTCGCAATCCGATGATGTCACTCCATCGGCAGCCGAAACCGAACAACACAAGTTGGCCGCTCGCGGCGAAGAACTCGCGGATTTGACCGACCAGTTGCTGGCCGAATCGACTGACCAGGAGTGGCAAGTCCAGGACGCGCTGGCGAAAACGCTGGCCGAGCATCCGCCGCAACGGTCCGCTGCGGCAATAAAGGCTGCGGCGATGAAGATGGCGACCGGTCGTCGGCAGTTCGACGCCGCATCGGCCGACGGCATGCGGGCGTCGGAGTCATTGAAACGATTGGCCGCGGGGCTGCATCGTGTCCAGCAAGCGATGGGCCCGGCACAGCTCGAAACGCTGACGCAAGCGGAGCAGCGTGCCGCGAGCTTGTTAAAGGAATTGCGACGGGCAAACAGCAAGGCACAACAGACGATCGCCGCGGCGGAAACGAACCGCTTTGCCCAATCGCTTGCCCCCATGGCCGCCAACGATGCGGAATTGGCCAAGGCCATCGAAGCGTTACCCGAACTGGCCACCGCCCCGACAAGCCTGGTCGAGGGGTTGCGGGCGATCGACGAAGTGCTGCAACGCAGGATTCAAGAAGCCGTCTTGAGCGGCGTGATTCAACAAGCGACCGGCCCCGTGCCGCCGGAGTATGTCGACATGGTGGACGATTACTACCGAGTGCTTTCCGAGGACGTCGAGTGA
- a CDS encoding AAA family ATPase encodes MNHQMPETNDSAGQPAAGDHPEIVARLQQARTQLKQEIGRVVIGQEKVIDSLLIAMLCRGHALMIGVPGLGKTLIARSLAKMLDMQYSRIQFTPDLMPSDITGSDIIEEDPETGRRQLEFFRGPLFTNFLLADEINRAPPKTQAALLQAMQEREISVGRETYHLPPPFFVVATQNPVEQEGTYPLPEAQLDRFMFNVPVVYPSKQEEVEIVKATTGDADVQLQSVLSLDEVLQLQSLVRGVPVANHVIQYAVDLVDASRPASHDATSNGATAKGKAASELHRYIRYGASPRASQCLVLGGKARAVLLGRYHVDFEDIRAVAAAVMRHRLALNFQARTESITVDHVISQLVQTVTTPS; translated from the coding sequence ATGAATCACCAGATGCCAGAAACGAATGATTCGGCAGGCCAGCCGGCCGCCGGCGACCATCCCGAGATCGTGGCGCGATTGCAACAGGCACGCACCCAATTGAAACAGGAAATCGGTCGCGTCGTGATCGGCCAAGAAAAAGTGATCGACAGCTTGTTGATCGCCATGTTGTGCCGCGGTCATGCGTTGATGATCGGCGTGCCGGGATTGGGCAAGACCCTGATCGCCCGGTCGCTGGCGAAGATGCTGGACATGCAGTACAGCCGGATCCAGTTCACGCCGGACCTGATGCCATCGGACATCACCGGATCGGACATCATCGAAGAAGACCCCGAAACGGGACGCCGACAACTCGAATTCTTTCGCGGCCCGCTGTTCACGAACTTTTTGCTCGCCGACGAGATCAATCGGGCACCGCCGAAGACGCAGGCTGCGTTGTTGCAGGCGATGCAAGAACGTGAGATCTCGGTCGGCCGAGAAACCTATCATCTGCCGCCGCCGTTCTTCGTCGTCGCGACGCAAAACCCGGTCGAACAAGAAGGGACGTATCCGCTGCCGGAGGCGCAGCTGGATCGGTTCATGTTCAATGTTCCCGTCGTCTATCCGTCCAAGCAAGAGGAAGTCGAAATCGTCAAAGCGACGACCGGGGATGCCGACGTCCAACTGCAATCGGTCCTGTCGCTGGACGAAGTCTTGCAACTGCAATCGCTGGTTCGCGGTGTGCCCGTGGCCAACCACGTGATCCAGTACGCCGTTGACCTTGTCGACGCCTCACGCCCGGCTTCGCACGATGCTACGTCAAATGGGGCGACTGCAAAAGGCAAAGCGGCGTCCGAGCTGCATCGATACATCCGCTACGGAGCCAGCCCACGGGCGTCGCAGTGCCTGGTGCTCGGTGGCAAGGCGCGGGCCGTCTTGCTGGGACGCTATCACGTCGACTTTGAAGACATCCGCGCCGTCGCCGCTGCAGTGATGCGACATCGACTGGCACTGAACTTCCAAGCCCGCACGGAGAGCATCACTGTCGATCACGTCATCAGCCAACTCGTCCAAACGGTGACGACCCCGTCATGA
- a CDS encoding BatA domain-containing protein yields the protein MNLMHLGFLAAGAAAMSLPLWIHLLLRQKATSMEIGSIRFVKQVVRRTKNRQRIQRWILLALRALAVLLLGLLFARPFFPDTPADGSTREVAILIDRSASMGARQENGAAAIEQAIRRAKAYVGSLGAETRVHLGLFDAAGVQPVSLNELDAAAASSMATRYEDAFDWAGDLLAASTRADRSLMVLSDLQQLGASSVNLSAFPADVSVRIEDPAPAIAQNLAIESAVATQVELRPGVPVAVEVQLVNHGAFPVIGAPLRMELSGPKSPIVIERSVSLAAGEREALRLELPIETPGLYRGSVSVDFDDPLAWDNQRAVALEARHPDRLLLIDGDAGSKAWENETYFIETALRLRTPVGTGPARTFEVERLVWDRGSGFPDLAGFRLIVIANLSRFTERDAVRLNAFVQRGGNVLWFPGDRSTDAVHERLQAAGLLGTTTLGRVTDTVARVQAFDVDHPALRPFADPQHGDLRRLTAGRVLPIQSADPDSEILIRSRRWPLVISHRVADGRFVFVATSADRSWSDWPQNRLFVPLIRQLAAWLTGQLDLRQSVQTKNIDHPEQVPGIQSDGDAVVVLNVDPAESQINRYDVDAFRETLGLPQHSVVTAESDRRQQYTPEGVARADEKWPWVVWMLIGVLSSELILASRVHE from the coding sequence ATGAACTTGATGCACCTCGGATTCCTGGCGGCCGGCGCCGCGGCAATGTCGTTGCCGTTGTGGATCCATTTGTTGCTGCGTCAGAAAGCGACGTCGATGGAAATCGGTTCGATCCGATTTGTCAAACAGGTCGTCCGCCGAACCAAGAATCGACAACGGATTCAGCGCTGGATCCTGTTGGCGTTGCGGGCGTTGGCGGTGTTGTTGCTGGGGCTGCTGTTTGCACGTCCGTTTTTTCCGGATACTCCCGCTGATGGAAGCACGCGTGAAGTCGCGATTCTGATCGATCGTTCGGCGAGCATGGGAGCGCGTCAAGAAAACGGCGCCGCGGCGATCGAACAGGCGATTCGGCGGGCGAAAGCGTACGTCGGCAGCTTGGGGGCGGAAACGCGAGTTCATCTGGGACTGTTCGATGCCGCCGGTGTTCAGCCGGTTTCCTTGAACGAACTCGATGCGGCTGCGGCATCCTCCATGGCGACGCGTTACGAGGACGCGTTTGATTGGGCCGGCGATCTGCTGGCGGCGTCGACGCGTGCCGATCGCAGTTTGATGGTGCTCAGCGACTTGCAGCAATTGGGCGCTTCATCGGTCAATCTGTCCGCGTTTCCGGCCGATGTTTCGGTTCGAATCGAAGACCCCGCACCGGCGATCGCCCAGAATCTGGCCATCGAATCCGCCGTCGCAACCCAAGTCGAACTTCGCCCCGGCGTGCCCGTCGCGGTGGAGGTTCAACTGGTCAATCACGGGGCGTTCCCGGTGATCGGTGCGCCGTTGCGAATGGAACTCAGCGGCCCGAAAAGCCCGATCGTCATCGAACGCAGTGTTTCACTTGCCGCGGGCGAGCGAGAAGCGTTGCGGTTGGAGTTGCCGATCGAAACGCCGGGGCTGTATCGCGGTTCGGTCTCAGTGGATTTCGACGACCCGTTGGCCTGGGACAACCAGCGAGCGGTCGCGTTGGAAGCCAGGCATCCCGACCGCTTGCTGCTGATCGATGGAGACGCGGGCAGCAAGGCTTGGGAAAACGAAACCTATTTCATTGAAACCGCACTTCGATTGCGAACGCCGGTGGGGACCGGACCGGCGAGAACGTTTGAAGTGGAGCGACTGGTCTGGGATCGTGGCTCCGGTTTTCCCGACCTGGCCGGTTTTCGATTGATTGTGATCGCCAACCTGAGTCGCTTTACCGAACGAGACGCCGTGCGATTGAACGCCTTTGTTCAGCGCGGTGGCAATGTGCTTTGGTTTCCAGGTGACCGATCCACCGACGCGGTTCACGAGCGGTTGCAGGCCGCCGGCTTGCTGGGCACGACTACACTCGGCCGTGTGACCGACACCGTCGCTCGCGTGCAGGCATTCGACGTCGATCATCCTGCGCTCCGCCCCTTTGCCGATCCGCAGCACGGCGATCTGCGACGTTTGACGGCCGGCCGCGTGTTGCCGATTCAGTCCGCCGATCCCGATTCGGAAATCCTGATTCGAAGCCGCCGTTGGCCGCTGGTGATCAGCCATCGGGTCGCTGATGGACGCTTCGTGTTTGTGGCGACTTCGGCGGACCGAAGCTGGAGTGACTGGCCCCAAAATCGTTTGTTCGTCCCGCTGATTCGGCAGTTGGCCGCATGGTTGACCGGCCAGTTGGATCTCCGGCAATCAGTGCAAACGAAAAACATCGATCACCCCGAGCAGGTCCCGGGAATACAGAGCGATGGCGATGCGGTGGTGGTCCTCAATGTCGATCCCGCCGAATCCCAGATCAATCGTTATGACGTCGACGCGTTCCGCGAAACGCTGGGATTGCCGCAGCATTCGGTCGTGACCGCCGAATCGGATCGCCGCCAACAGTACACGCCTGAAGGGGTTGCCCGGGCAGATGAAAAGTGGCCTTGGGTGGTTTGGATGCTGATCGGCGTCTTGAGTTCAGAATTAATCCTTGCAAGTCGCGTGCATGAGTGA
- a CDS encoding response regulator transcription factor, producing MIKASHDGNPSPGIRPFTVVLQSERLSIATLPDALPFQTLEVDHWEAVFKKLSSFRPGCLLVDFDNDRDQTLTTVRKFADQGIRFSIVGLTADRSRRTLHQALRHGFVDLVPHPIESRLLIEAVQEAFQADAAGPDSLCTLRSGFGRLTPKEREVLPQLLLGIPSRRLAGKLNVSYQTIDRHRKRVIEKMNVDNMTELAMKLYRQY from the coding sequence ATGATCAAGGCTAGTCACGACGGTAATCCGTCGCCAGGAATCCGTCCGTTTACGGTCGTTCTGCAGAGCGAACGACTCTCGATTGCAACCCTCCCTGATGCGCTTCCCTTTCAAACGTTGGAAGTCGACCACTGGGAGGCCGTCTTCAAGAAGCTGAGCTCTTTTCGACCGGGATGTCTGCTCGTCGATTTTGACAATGATCGCGACCAGACGCTCACAACGGTTCGGAAATTTGCCGATCAAGGCATTCGGTTTTCGATTGTCGGACTAACGGCCGACCGCTCGCGACGAACCTTGCATCAAGCGCTTCGTCACGGTTTCGTCGATTTGGTTCCCCATCCGATTGAAAGTCGGCTGTTGATCGAAGCGGTCCAGGAGGCCTTTCAGGCCGACGCCGCCGGACCGGATTCACTCTGCACACTGCGCAGCGGTTTTGGACGGTTGACCCCCAAGGAACGCGAGGTGCTGCCTCAACTGCTGTTGGGAATACCATCGCGACGTCTGGCCGGCAAGCTCAATGTTTCTTACCAAACAATCGATCGTCATCGCAAACGCGTGATCGAAAAAATGAACGTCGACAACATGACGGAACTGGCGATGAAGCTGTACCGTCAATATTAG
- a CDS encoding glutamine amidotransferase encodes MPDWEPLYPLVVYGVIAVAIAALLWLARRISVAPKSTNPLLLMLRAVVMLGLVSLLLNPIDRRETVLPPRPPAVALLVDCSQSMGLGQGESRIDQVKRTIGSVTQGIQKEREIRFPMFRFGSRLAKVPGLSELSATDDASLLSDALQKLPSRVADHQTQAVVLFSDGAVDKTDQLVELATAYRELGIPVHAMLPQQRDLRGDIAITELSVPPRVAKGDQATIRAVIESRGYENERAIVSIRPANRPQSSPLASLPITLTEGATSCELVVTADPALGELAIDIPVDAGEAVAKNNRVPFQLTEKDRTLKVLYMEGTSAQESRWLQNALHADSDIKCVAMTVNNQYAQRPSLQRIDDPYRGFPTTRAELFQYDVVICSDISFQAFTPEQIDWTVELVDRRGGGFVMIGGFTSFGAGGWDRTPWEGLIPFDMTGRRDFLNQGFQVVVPEQAESHPIWNLFDDPARNRAALAAMPPFGGTNLISRVKPAATLLGQTRTPLARVGVMPVFACESFGRGRTFAMSTDTTYGWGSRFEREWGEGDNRYYQKFWRNVVRWLAENSQASQKRLTLRADQVIYSPEESIQLVVEAFDKDFKPTTKYRVTAQLVASPAEEASPTDGIDQPAGSDSTPVTLDAKPTAEHYTASIPAALPGASDDRSSPMQTAYLVVDAWQADQKVASGSLEIQLLHRSDEWLRPQAKPERLQTVVEAGGGRMIASNEDLDALLRSFDVAPGEVLIHKLPLWDHWILWTLLLSVLTLEWVLRRRGVQHT; translated from the coding sequence ATGCCGGATTGGGAACCGCTGTATCCGCTGGTGGTGTATGGGGTGATCGCGGTGGCGATCGCCGCGCTGTTGTGGTTGGCCCGTCGGATTTCGGTGGCGCCCAAATCCACGAACCCGTTGCTGTTGATGCTGCGGGCCGTCGTCATGCTGGGATTGGTGTCGCTGTTATTGAATCCGATCGATCGTCGTGAAACCGTTTTGCCGCCACGTCCGCCGGCCGTCGCGCTGCTGGTGGATTGTTCCCAAAGCATGGGGCTTGGTCAGGGGGAATCTCGCATCGATCAAGTGAAGCGGACGATCGGTTCGGTGACACAGGGGATTCAGAAAGAACGCGAAATCCGTTTTCCGATGTTTCGTTTCGGTTCACGCCTGGCCAAGGTGCCGGGGCTATCGGAATTGTCCGCCACCGACGATGCGTCCTTGTTGTCCGATGCGTTGCAGAAGCTGCCGTCACGCGTAGCCGACCATCAAACGCAGGCCGTCGTTTTGTTTTCCGATGGCGCCGTCGACAAGACCGACCAATTGGTTGAATTGGCCACCGCCTATCGTGAGCTTGGGATTCCCGTCCACGCCATGCTTCCGCAACAACGGGACTTACGAGGTGATATCGCGATCACCGAATTGTCCGTGCCTCCGCGGGTGGCCAAGGGTGACCAGGCGACGATCCGAGCGGTGATTGAAAGCCGCGGTTATGAAAACGAACGAGCGATCGTCTCGATTCGCCCCGCCAATCGTCCCCAGTCATCACCGCTGGCATCGTTGCCTATCACGTTGACCGAAGGCGCGACGTCCTGCGAATTGGTCGTCACCGCTGATCCGGCACTGGGCGAATTGGCGATCGATATTCCCGTTGATGCCGGGGAAGCGGTCGCCAAGAACAATCGTGTGCCGTTTCAGTTGACCGAGAAAGATCGCACGCTGAAGGTGCTTTACATGGAAGGCACGTCGGCGCAGGAGAGCCGGTGGTTGCAAAACGCCTTGCACGCCGATTCGGACATCAAGTGCGTCGCGATGACGGTCAACAATCAATACGCCCAACGGCCGAGTCTGCAACGGATCGATGATCCGTATCGAGGGTTTCCGACGACGCGTGCGGAACTGTTTCAATACGACGTCGTGATCTGCAGCGACATCTCGTTCCAGGCGTTCACCCCGGAGCAAATCGATTGGACCGTCGAGTTGGTGGATCGGCGTGGCGGCGGATTTGTGATGATCGGCGGGTTCACCAGCTTTGGCGCCGGCGGCTGGGATCGTACGCCGTGGGAAGGGCTGATCCCGTTCGACATGACCGGACGCCGAGACTTTTTGAATCAAGGGTTTCAGGTCGTCGTTCCCGAGCAAGCCGAGTCACATCCGATCTGGAATCTGTTTGACGATCCGGCACGCAATCGCGCGGCGCTGGCGGCGATGCCCCCGTTCGGCGGCACCAATCTGATTTCGCGTGTGAAACCGGCCGCAACCTTGTTGGGGCAAACACGAACACCGCTGGCCCGCGTCGGCGTCATGCCCGTCTTCGCGTGCGAGAGTTTTGGACGCGGGCGCACCTTTGCCATGTCGACCGATACGACCTATGGCTGGGGAAGTCGGTTCGAACGTGAATGGGGCGAGGGCGACAATCGCTACTACCAAAAATTTTGGCGAAACGTCGTGCGTTGGCTGGCGGAAAATTCTCAGGCGTCGCAGAAACGTTTGACGCTTCGTGCCGACCAGGTCATCTATTCGCCGGAGGAATCGATTCAGCTGGTGGTCGAAGCGTTTGACAAGGATTTTAAGCCGACGACGAAGTATCGCGTGACCGCGCAGTTGGTTGCCAGCCCGGCCGAGGAGGCGTCGCCGACCGATGGCATCGATCAACCCGCCGGTTCGGATTCGACGCCGGTCACGCTGGATGCAAAACCGACGGCGGAACACTACACCGCATCGATCCCAGCCGCGTTGCCGGGGGCGTCGGACGACCGATCCAGTCCGATGCAGACGGCGTACCTGGTCGTCGACGCGTGGCAAGCCGATCAGAAAGTCGCCAGCGGTTCGCTGGAAATTCAGTTGTTGCATCGGTCTGACGAATGGCTTCGCCCGCAAGCGAAACCCGAACGATTGCAAACGGTGGTCGAAGCCGGGGGCGGACGAATGATCGCGTCAAATGAGGATTTAGACGCACTGCTGCGGTCGTTTGACGTCGCGCCGGGAGAGGTCCTGATTCACAAGTTGCCCCTCTGGGACCATTGGATCCTGTGGACGCTGCTGCTGTCCGTGTTGACACTCGAATGGGTCCTGCGGCGACGCGGCGTGCAACACACCTGA
- a CDS encoding DUF58 domain-containing protein: protein MNTSFVTPTQLTSSELLGATDDLELIAQRVVEGFMHGLHQSPFVGFSVEFASHREYMPGDDLKHINWRLFGRHEKLFVKEYDAETNVEVHLIVDASRSMIAAGKWSCAAMLAAALGHLAIRQRDAIGLTLFADQIQTHLRPRCTADHQLEVLHALSRPQDHPACETARVLHEVAELSPRRGLKVLISDFYFPHDELADAFAHFRHYGHEMIVFHVLTPLETAMPVSGPVRFRDLETGEEIVTQAEAIRDEFVSAVNQWQSELKTLCQRYEIDYLAIDSETPLPIALREYFQRRSELF from the coding sequence ATGAACACGTCGTTCGTCACGCCGACACAGTTGACGTCCTCGGAGTTATTGGGGGCGACCGATGATCTGGAATTGATCGCCCAGCGGGTGGTGGAAGGCTTCATGCACGGATTGCACCAAAGCCCCTTCGTCGGGTTCTCGGTCGAGTTTGCGTCGCATCGCGAATACATGCCCGGTGATGATCTCAAGCACATCAATTGGCGGCTGTTCGGACGACACGAAAAACTGTTTGTCAAGGAATACGATGCCGAGACCAACGTCGAAGTGCATTTGATCGTCGACGCCAGTCGATCGATGATCGCCGCGGGTAAGTGGTCGTGCGCCGCGATGTTGGCCGCGGCGCTGGGGCACTTGGCTATCCGCCAGCGCGACGCGATCGGGTTGACACTGTTCGCCGATCAAATCCAGACCCACCTGCGGCCACGCTGCACGGCGGATCATCAGCTGGAGGTATTGCACGCACTTTCCCGGCCGCAAGATCACCCGGCATGTGAAACGGCCCGGGTGTTGCACGAGGTCGCCGAGCTGTCACCGCGGCGCGGATTGAAGGTGTTGATCAGCGATTTTTATTTTCCGCACGACGAACTTGCCGACGCCTTTGCCCATTTCCGGCACTACGGACACGAGATGATCGTGTTCCATGTTCTGACGCCGTTGGAAACCGCGATGCCGGTTTCCGGGCCGGTCCGATTTCGCGATTTAGAAACCGGCGAAGAAATTGTGACGCAAGCCGAAGCGATTCGCGACGAGTTTGTCAGCGCGGTCAATCAGTGGCAGAGCGAATTGAAGACGCTGTGTCAAAGGTACGAAATCGATTACCTCGCGATCGATTCGGAAACACCGTTGCCGATCGCGTTGCGCGAGTATTTCCAGCGTCGCAGCGAGCTGTTCTGA